GGACGATCGGCCTGGCCCTGCCCTTCGGCGCCGAGCTTTCGACCTTCGTCTTGACCGGCCATGGCGGCGCGGCCGGCGGGCGGGACTGGGCCTCGGCCGCGGTCAGCCTGGGGCTGCTGAAGTTTTCCGGCGGACTATCCCAAAATCTCGTCCGCTCTTTGCCGAAGTCCCCGACCCTCCCGCCGATCTTGGGCGCCACCTCGCTGGTCGGCGGACTCTTTGCGGCCCATCGCCTCGAGCAGCACTTGGGCTGGCGCGAAAAGACCGACGCCGGCACCGCCCTCTTCGAGTCGGTTTCCGCCGCGGCTTCGCTTTCGCTGGGCGCCAAATTGGCCCACCGTCTCTTGGGCCCCGGTTATACGAGGACTTTGGCCGAGCTGGAGTTTCGGCTGCGGGAGCGCCAGGCTCGCCCCACCCTCCCATTCCCGGCCGCCTTGGCCATGGCCGGCGACGCCAAGCTTCCGGGACTTTTCATGTCGGCGCCCGGCGACGGCTTCGGCGGGGGTGGCGGAGGCGGCAAGGCCCCGACCCTCACCGAGGACCTGATCCAAAGGGTCAAGCGGATGGGCCAAGAGAAGACGGGAATCCGGGCTTACCTTCTGGTCGACTTCAAAACCCAGCTGAGCCGACTCAAGCCCCAGGAAATGAACCATTTCTTCCTGGTTCTCGACCGGTTGGTGAGCGTGGCCCAGCCCAAGGATCGGGCCGGAATGCTGCCGGCCTGGTGGCAAACCTTGGATATCTGCGGGCCGGCCGAATTCCAGGGGCGGGTCCAGCAATACCAGTTTTGGCTGAAGCAAATGCCGGCCGATGAAGTGCCGACCTTCGCCAAAAGCCTGATCGAATCGGGCGACAAAATCGCGCCCGAACCAATGGGCAAGATGGCGGCCTTGAGCCTGAAACGAACCTTGGTCGAATCGCGCCGGGGTTTCGAGGATCCGACTTGGGTCCTCCCGCTCTACGAGCGCCTCGGCAAGGCCGGCCAGAACACCCTGCTCAAGAACTTACGCCAACAGCTGGCGTCGGAAGAGATCGGCATGGGCCGGAAGGCCGTCGACCTGCTGAACATGCTGGCGCCCCAGCTCGGCCCCACCCGCTTGATCGCCTGGGCCCGCGGCCTTTTGGACTTGGCGCCGAGCGCCAATCCCCTCATGCAGGGTGCCATCTGGAAAAGTTTCTGCGTCATGCTCGAGCAAATCCCGGCGGGCGAGCGCCGCAAGCTGCTGCCGGCGCTGCGCAAGTCCCTGACCGCCGATTACGGCCTGGTCCCGCCGCCTTTCTTTTTCGAAGCCCTGGGCAAGTCGCTGGCCGCGCTGGAGCCAACCGCATCGAACCTCCTCGCCCGGGAGGTCCTGCTCAACTTGCCCAAGGCTTCGCCGGGCATGGTGAAGGGCGTCCTGATCCGTTTTTACGACCATCTCGAGCTCCTATCCCCCCAAAACCGGGAGTTGCTGATCCGCCAGCTCGAAACCCTCTTCGATGCCGCCGACCCGGCCCTTCGTTCGGCGCTACTGGTCGAGACTTCCCATTTCCGCGATCTGTGGAAGAAGCTCGATCCCATCGAGCAGGCCACCTTTCTCCACCGCTGGGAGCGGGGCTTGGCCGCCGGCGATCCCGAAACCATCCTGCGCCAAGCCGAGAACCTCCTCTTCACCTCGCCGGCCTTCAACAGCGTCGAGCGGAAGATCGAGCTCTTCCTCAAGCTGGAGGAGAAGGCCGCCGAGGCGACCACCCCTCAAGGCCTGCGGCGAGCCTTGGCCCGCAAGCTCCAGCAGATGGGCGAGGAGCTGCTGCCCGAGGAAAAGACTTTGCTGATCTCCAGCTCGCGGAGCCGCCGGCCCTCGCAAAATCCCTTGCCGATGGCGGGCTATTTGCTGAAAGGATTGGCCCATCCCGAAGCTCCGGCCCTGGCCGAGGCTTTGAACCTGAGCGCCTCCGACTGGCCCCGGACCATGCCGAGATCGGTTGAATACCTGCGCGAATTCGCCCCTTGGCAGGAAAAAGTCCTCAAGGTCTTGGAGGTGGAGAAACCCAATCCCCGGATCGAGCCGGTCGAGCTCGACCTTGGCAAGGTTTTGCCGATCCACCACGTCTTCCGTTACAAGAATTCCGGCGATTATTTGAAAACCGTGGAGGAGATGCGGGAGCGGATCTTTCGCTCCCTGATTTTCGACGGCTGGCGGCCCGGCCAGATGCCGACCCGCGAAAGCCTGCGCGAGGCGATGACCTCGGTCGACCTGGACCGTGCCAATCATCCGCCCTTCGTCGGGGCCGCCGCGCCCTCCGGCTACAGCCTGCTGGTCGACGGCCATCATCGCCTCACTTCCTTCATCACCCTGGTGGCCGACGGCCACCTGCCGCCCCCGGTCCTGAGCCGACTGCCCTTCGACCGGGTCTATGACCATTCCTCCCAGGGCATCCTCGACGCGGCGCTGGACCGAAGTGAGCTCCCGAGCTATGGTTGGAAAGACGTTTTGGCCTTTCACCCGCCCAGCGTCCAATTGATCGAGTCCTTGGGGTATGTAAATACCCTCGACCGGGCATTCCGATAGCGGAGGGAAAATGAAATTCTTACGGCGCCTTACCTTAGTCTTGACCCTGATCCTGGCCGGCTGCGGCAGCGATGGGGCCAATCTTCAATTCTTCAATGCCTCGCCCGACGGTCCGGCCTTGGACGTCCTCTTCGACAATGATGTCGTTCTCTTCGACATCGATTCCGAAACCTTCGTCCAATACCGCGAGGTCAACGCCGGAAACACGACGATCCGGCTCAATCAGTCCGGCACTTCCCGGACCCTGGCCGAAACCCCGGCCAGCCTGACCAAGAACCAGGACTACACCCTGATCGCCCTCGGCAGCGCCGCCAGCATGGATGCGCTCCTGCTGGTCGACAACAACAGCATCGACCAGGAAAGCACCGCCAAGGTCCGCTTCGTCCACGCCTCGCCCAGCTCCGGCGCCCTCGATTTTTACCTGACCAATCCCGGCACCGATTTGTCCGGCGTCAACCCGCTGCTCAGCGACTTGGCTTTCGGCGAGGCTTCGGACTACCTGATCGTCGGCGCCAACACCTACCAGGTCCGGGCGACCCTGACCGGCACCAAGACCGTGGTGATCGATACCGGCAATTTCGTGATCAGCTCGAGCCAGGTCCGCACCGGCGTCGCGGTCGACAAAGCCGGCGGCGGCTTGCCGCCGAGCATCGTGTTCCTGCCGGATCGGCTCTAAGATGCCCATTGCCTTGCTCAGCGATTTTGGCCTGCGGGACAGCTATGTCGCGGCCATGAAGGGCGTGATCGCCCGCTTGGCGCCCAACGCCGCCGTCATCGACCTGAGCCATGAGATTCCGCCTTTCGACTTGGTCGAAGGGGGCTTGAGGCTCTACCAGGCCTTTTCCTATTTTCCGCGCAAGACGGTCTTCGTCGCGGTGGTCGACCCCGGGGTCGGCGGCAGCCGGCGGGCGATCCTGGTCGAGACCGAGGATTATTTTTTTCTGGGGCCGGACAATGGACTGCTCTCGATGGCCTTGGCCGAGCAAAAGATCCGGCGGATCATCGAGCTGAAGAACGACAAGTATTTCCTCCAACCGACCAGCTCGACCTTCCATGGCCGCGACATCTTCGCTCCGGTGGCGGCCCACTTAAGCCAGGGCTTGGCCGGCGAGTTCTTCGGTCCCGAGCTCACCGGCTACGAGCGGCTTCCGGCCTTCCTCCCCCAGCGGGAGGCCAAGGAGATCCGGGGCCAGATCCTGGCCTTCGACCGTTTCGGCTCGGCGGTCAGCAATTTGAGCCGAAGCTATCTGGCCCGGCATCATCAGGGAGCGAGCTTGAAGGTCGAAGTCGCCGGCATCGAGCTCGAAGGGTTATGCGATCATTACGCGGCGGCGCCGGCCGGCCATCCCTTCCTGATCTTCGGCAGCAGCCAGCTTTTGGAAATTTCGGTCAAGCAGGGCTCGGTCGAATCGCTGCTGCAGCTCTCGCGGGGGGAGATTTTGAGGATTCATTTGTAAATCTATTCCCCCCTTTGAAAAAGGGGGGACCAGGGGGGATTTAAAACGCCGGCTTGCCGATCGATGCCGTTCGATAAATTACTGCCGCTTTAAATCCCCCCTACCCCCCTTTTTCAAAGGGGGGTAAAGAGATCCGGTTATGCACCCTCACTGGTTCTTCTGGCTTTTCCTCTCGCTCTACCTCGCCTATGCCCTCGTCGAGTTCGGCCTCGATTGGCTGAACCTCCGCCACGCCGAGCGTCACCGTGACCGGATCCCGGCGCTCTTCGAGGGCAAAATCGGCGGGGAGGAATATCAAAAGAGCATCGCTTACACCCGGGCCAAAACTCATTTCGGCTGGGTGAAAGCCGGCTTCGATGCGGTCCTGATCTGGGCTTTCATTCTGACCGGCTTCTTCCACCGCCTCGATCTCTGGCTCGGGGCTTGGCTGGCGCCGGGCTCGCTGCTCCACCAAGTCGCCTATCCCTTCGCGCTCGGAGCCATGGTTTACCTGCTTCACCTTCCCTTCGGCCTCTATCGCCAGTTCGTGCTGGAGGAGAAGTTCGGCTTCAACCGGATGAGCGCCGGAACTTTCGTCCTCGACCAGCTCAAGGGCCTGCTGCTCTCGCTGATCCTGGGCGTCCCGCTTTTGGCTTTGATCTTTTGGCTGGTCCCGACCTTGGGATCGCTGTGGTGGCTGGCGGCTTGGGGAGTGCTGATGGCCTTCCAGCTCTTGACCGCCGCCCTCTTCCCGGTGCTCTTCGCGCCGCTCTTCTACAAGTTCAGCCCCTTGCCCGAGGGCGAGCTGAAGTCCAAGCTGGGCGAGCTGGCGGCCAAGGTGAAGTTCAAGATGTCGGGCATCTTCACGATCGACGGCTCGCGGCGCTCGGCCCATTCCAACGCCTTCTTCGCCGGCGTCGGCCGGACCCGGCGCATCGTCCTCTTCGACACCCTGCTGAAGAGCCTATCCTCGGAAGAGATCGTCGCGGTCATCGCCCACGAGATGGGCCACAACAAGCGCCGCCACATCCTCAAGGGGCTGCTGCTCTCCTCGGCGACCACCTTGCTTTCGCTTTACTTGCTGAGCCTCTGCCTGCGTTGGCCGGCCTTCTTTCAGGCCTTCGGCGTGCCCGAGCCCAGCTTGCCGGTGGGCTTCGTCCTCTTCGGCCTGCTCAGCTCGGTCTTCGCCTTTCCCTTCAATCCGATCTTTCAGTGGATTTCGCGGCGCAACGAGTACGAGGCCGATCGATTCTCGGTGGAGGTCAACGGCGACAAGGCCGGCATGGTATCCTCGCTGGTCAAGCTCTCGCGCGATAACTTGAGCAACCTGACGCCCCACCCCTGGTACAGCTTCTATCATTACAGCCATCCCACGACGAGCGAGCGGGCCGAAGCCATCGCGGCCTTGCCTAATTGATCGATTCCCAGCGGCTCAGGATGAAATCGGCGACCTCGCGGGCGTCCAGGCTTTGGGAAGTGGACTGGATCTGGGTCAAGCGCTTTCGCAGGGCCTCGCTCGGCGCGATCATCCGGGTCAAGGTGCCGAGCAAAAGCGCGGCCTGCTCGGCTTGGGGACCGCGCTGGCCGAGGTCGTCGATCAGGCGGTTGGCCAAACCGACTCGTTCCTCCTCGGGCAGGAGGCCGAGCCGCTCCATCAGGAATGCTTGGTTGCCTTGCATGGCGAGCAACCGAACGCCTCTTAGGTCCACCGAGGCCGAGTCATTGAGCGCCCGCAGCAAGACGATGGCGAAAGTCTGGCGCATCTCCGGCGAGAGCTCCGGATTTCGGATGTAGCCGAGGGCATCCTCGACGATCATGTTGTAAACCTGGGACTCGGGCCCGGCTTGGAAAAAGGCCTTTTGCAAGGCCTGGGCAAGGCGCCGTTTCTCAGCCTTCGAAACATATTCTTGGTTCATCAGGTAAGCGAGCTCGGAAGTGTGGGGAATGGGATCGGCTTCAATCCGCTGGAGATTGAAACGAAGAAGCTCATTGCGCCACATCGGCAGCCGGGAGGAAAAGATCGCCTGCTGCTCGTCGTTGAGGTCGGGCCGCGCGGCCAACTCTTCCAAGGTCCTCAAGGTCTTCATCCTTTGGGCGCTGAGCAG
This region of bacterium genomic DNA includes:
- a CDS encoding M48 family metallopeptidase, which codes for MHPHWFFWLFLSLYLAYALVEFGLDWLNLRHAERHRDRIPALFEGKIGGEEYQKSIAYTRAKTHFGWVKAGFDAVLIWAFILTGFFHRLDLWLGAWLAPGSLLHQVAYPFALGAMVYLLHLPFGLYRQFVLEEKFGFNRMSAGTFVLDQLKGLLLSLILGVPLLALIFWLVPTLGSLWWLAAWGVLMAFQLLTAALFPVLFAPLFYKFSPLPEGELKSKLGELAAKVKFKMSGIFTIDGSRRSAHSNAFFAGVGRTRRIVLFDTLLKSLSSEEIVAVIAHEMGHNKRRHILKGLLLSSATTLLSLYLLSLCLRWPAFFQAFGVPEPSLPVGFVLFGLLSSVFAFPFNPIFQWISRRNEYEADRFSVEVNGDKAGMVSSLVKLSRDNLSNLTPHPWYSFYHYSHPTTSERAEAIAALPN
- a CDS encoding SAM-dependent chlorinase/fluorinase, with the translated sequence MPIALLSDFGLRDSYVAAMKGVIARLAPNAAVIDLSHEIPPFDLVEGGLRLYQAFSYFPRKTVFVAVVDPGVGGSRRAILVETEDYFFLGPDNGLLSMALAEQKIRRIIELKNDKYFLQPTSSTFHGRDIFAPVAAHLSQGLAGEFFGPELTGYERLPAFLPQREAKEIRGQILAFDRFGSAVSNLSRSYLARHHQGASLKVEVAGIELEGLCDHYAAAPAGHPFLIFGSSQLLEISVKQGSVESLLQLSRGEILRIHL
- a CDS encoding DUF4397 domain-containing protein; translation: MKFLRRLTLVLTLILAGCGSDGANLQFFNASPDGPALDVLFDNDVVLFDIDSETFVQYREVNAGNTTIRLNQSGTSRTLAETPASLTKNQDYTLIALGSAASMDALLLVDNNSIDQESTAKVRFVHASPSSGALDFYLTNPGTDLSGVNPLLSDLAFGEASDYLIVGANTYQVRATLTGTKTVVIDTGNFVISSSQVRTGVAVDKAGGGLPPSIVFLPDRL